Genomic window (Tardiphaga sp. vice304):
TCATCTGACGTAGCCGCCAGATTCTTTCCCCGGCCACGATTCTTACGTTTATGCGGCCTCTTCCACGTTCAAGCGGGGCGTCTCGTGTCATGCCAGCCACCATCGGCGCACCCGGCTCGGCCTTGGCTGTCGGCGCCTTGCAGCCTGATGCCGTGACCATCGAAACTGCGATCAGCGTTGCGCGATCGAATTTCGCTGCTCATAATACCAGTAATGTCCGCGATCGACTCCTGAATTTGCTTGGCAGGTTTGACGCGACGACGCTCAGGCTAGTTCGACGGTGACCATTTTGAACGGCATAGATAGTGTTGCTCCGGAATCGGCATCTATTCGTTCCCTCGCCGCAGCGGCGACGCCGGCCTCATCCGGCTTGAAGTTGCGCCAACGCGTCTGTGTGCTCGGAGCCACCGGGACCATCGGTCGCTCCACGGTAGCCGCACTGGTGCGACGCGGACACGACGTCATCTGTTTCGTCCGGGCGCGTTCCGGCGTCGGCGGATCGATCACGCCAGCGGATATGGCGAGGCTGTTCGCCGGAGCCACAGTCAGGGTGGCGGACCCCACCGATCCCGTTTCGCTGTCCCGCGACGGGTTTGCAGGCGAGCGGTTCGATGCCGTGGTATCCTGCATGGCCTCGCGCACCGGCGCGCCCAACGACGCCTGGGCGATCGACCATCGCGCCCACATCAACGTGCTGGACGCAGCGCGGCAGGCCGGCATCGTTCACTTCGTGCAGCTTTCCGCCATCTGCGTGCAAAAGCCGCTCCTCACCTTTCAGCGTGCCAAACTGGCTTTCGAGGCGGCGCTGATCGAGTCGGGGCTGCGCTATTCCATCGTGCGGCCGACCGCATTCTTCAAGTCGCTGTCTGGCCAGATCGAGCGCGTGCGGCGCGGACAGCCCTTCCTGGTGTTCGGCGACGGGACCCTGACAGCGT
Coding sequences:
- a CDS encoding NAD(P)H-binding protein — translated: MLGATGTIGRSTVAALVRRGHDVICFVRARSGVGGSITPADMARLFAGATVRVADPTDPVSLSRDGFAGERFDAVVSCMASRTGAPNDAWAIDHRAHINVLDAARQAGIVHFVQLSAICVQKPLLTFQRAKLAFEAALIESGLRYSIVRPTAFFKSLSGQIERVRRGQPFLVFGDGTLTACKPISDTDLADYLAGCLENESRWNRILPIGGPGEAITPRQQGEALFSLLGRAPKFKRVPVALLDAIIGGLGMLGRIAPALADKAELARIGRYYATESMLVLDPQTGAYDAAATPSTGTETLFDFYRSVLAGAEAPERGDHAVF